One genomic segment of Sminthopsis crassicaudata isolate SCR6 chromosome 2, ASM4859323v1, whole genome shotgun sequence includes these proteins:
- the PPP2R3C gene encoding serine/threonine-protein phosphatase 2A regulatory subunit B'' subunit gamma isoform X1 produces the protein MDWKEVLRRRLAAPNCECEKLDGHEDGGRWEREGHLLLMVLGEPPRKEAKKNEKELKEEEMDLFTKYYTEWKGGRKNANAFYKSIPRFYYRLPAEDEVLLQKLREESRAVFLQRKSRELLDNEELQNLWFLLDKHQTPPMIGEEAMINYENFLKVGEKSGPKCKQFFMAKVFAKLIHTDPYGRISIMQFFNYVMRKVWLHQTRIGLSLYDVAGQGYLRESDLENYILELIPTLPQLDGLEKSFYSFYVCTAVRKFFFFLDPLRTGKIKIQDILACSFLDDLLELRDEELSKESQETNWFSAPSALRVYGQYLNLDKDHNGMLSKEELSRYGTATMTNVFLDRVFQECLTYDGEMDYKTYLDFVLALENRKEPAALQYIFKLLDIENRGYLNVFSLNYFFRAIQELMKIHGQDPVSFQDVKDEIFDMVKPKDPLKISLQDLISSNQGDTVTTILIDLNGFWTYENREALVANDNENTADLEDT, from the exons ATGGATTGGAAAGAGGTGCTACGGCGACGGTTAGCAGCCCCAAATTGTGAGTGCGAGAAGTTAGACGGACACGAAGACGGCGGGAGGTGGGAGCGGGAAGGTCACCTTCTTCTGATGGTCCTCGGGGAGCCGCCACGGAAGGAGG caaaaaaaaatgaaaaagaacttaaagaggaagaaatggatcTGTTTACAAAATACTACACAGAATggaaaggaggtagaaaaaatGCAAACGCATTCTACAAATCTATTCCACGGTTTTATTATAGG CTCCCAGCTGAAGATGAAGTTTTATTGCAGAAATTAAGAGAAGAGTCTAGAGCTGTTTTTCTGCAAAGGAAAAGTAGGGAACTGTTAGACAATGAAGAATTACAg AATTTATGGTTTCTACTGGACAAACACCAGACACCACCTATGATTGGGGAGGaagcaatgatcaattatgaaaactTTTTGAAAGTTGGAGAAAAATCTGGACCAAAGTGCAA gcagttcTTTATGGCAAAAGTTTTTGCTAAACTTATTCACACAGATCCCTATGGAAGAATATCTATCATGCAGTTCTTTAATTATGTTATGAGAAAAG TGTGGCTCCACCAAACAAGAATAGGGCTTAGTTTATATGATGTGGCTGGCCAAGGTTACCTTCGGGAATCA gatttagaaaactacatattagaACTTATCCCCACTCTGCCACAGTTAGATGGACTAGaaaaatccttttattccttttatgtCTGCACTGCAGTTAggaaattcttcttcttcttagaTCCTCTGAGAACAG gaaagataaaaatacaagatATTTTAGCATGCAGCTTCTTAGATGATTTACTAGAG CTTCGGGATGAAGAACTTTCCAAGGAAAGTCAAGAAACAAATTGGTTTTCTGCTCCTTCTGCTTTGCGGGTTTATG GCCAATATTTGAATCTTGATAAGGACCACAATGGAATGCTCAGCAAGGAAGAACTCTCCCGATATGGAACAGCAACTATGACTAATGTCTTCCTTGATCGTGTCTTCCAAGAGTGCCTTACTTATGATGGAGAAATG GATTATAAGACCTATCTAGACTTTGTGCTTGCATTAGAAAACCGAAAAGAACCTGCTGCATtgcaatatattttcaaattgcttGATATAGAGAACAGAGGATACCTTAATGTCTTTTCCCTTAATTATTTCTTCAGG GCTATACAAGAATTAATGAAAATCCATGGACAAGATCCTGTCTCATTTCAAGATGTTAAG GATGAAATTTTTGATATGGTGAAACCTAAGGATCCTTTGAAAATATCCCTTCAGGATTTAATCAGCAGTAATCAAGGAGACACAGTCACTACCATCCTAATTGATCTGAATGGCTTCTGGACTTATGAGAACAGAGAGGCTCTTGTTGCAAATGATAATGAAAACACTGCAGACCTAGAGGACACATGA
- the PPP2R3C gene encoding serine/threonine-protein phosphatase 2A regulatory subunit B'' subunit gamma isoform X4 encodes MDWKEVLRRRLAAPNSKKNEKELKEEEMDLFTKYYTEWKGGRKNANAFYKSIPRFYYRLPAEDEVLLQKLREESRAVFLQRKSRELLDNEELQNLWFLLDKHQTPPMIGEEAMINYENFLKVGEKSGPKCKQFFMAKVFAKLIHTDPYGRISIMQFFNYVMRKVWLHQTRIGLSLYDVAGQGYLRESDLENYILELIPTLPQLDGLEKSFYSFYVCTAVRKFFFFLDPLRTGKIKIQDILACSFLDDLLELRDEELSKESQETNWFSAPSALRVYGQYLNLDKDHNGMLSKEELSRYGTATMTNVFLDRVFQECLTYDGEMDYKTYLDFVLALENRKEPAALQYIFKLLDIENRGYLNVFSLNYFFRAIQELMKIHGQDPVSFQDVKDEIFDMVKPKDPLKISLQDLISSNQGDTVTTILIDLNGFWTYENREALVANDNENTADLEDT; translated from the exons ATGGATTGGAAAGAGGTGCTACGGCGACGGTTAGCAGCCCCAAATT caaaaaaaaatgaaaaagaacttaaagaggaagaaatggatcTGTTTACAAAATACTACACAGAATggaaaggaggtagaaaaaatGCAAACGCATTCTACAAATCTATTCCACGGTTTTATTATAGG CTCCCAGCTGAAGATGAAGTTTTATTGCAGAAATTAAGAGAAGAGTCTAGAGCTGTTTTTCTGCAAAGGAAAAGTAGGGAACTGTTAGACAATGAAGAATTACAg AATTTATGGTTTCTACTGGACAAACACCAGACACCACCTATGATTGGGGAGGaagcaatgatcaattatgaaaactTTTTGAAAGTTGGAGAAAAATCTGGACCAAAGTGCAA gcagttcTTTATGGCAAAAGTTTTTGCTAAACTTATTCACACAGATCCCTATGGAAGAATATCTATCATGCAGTTCTTTAATTATGTTATGAGAAAAG TGTGGCTCCACCAAACAAGAATAGGGCTTAGTTTATATGATGTGGCTGGCCAAGGTTACCTTCGGGAATCA gatttagaaaactacatattagaACTTATCCCCACTCTGCCACAGTTAGATGGACTAGaaaaatccttttattccttttatgtCTGCACTGCAGTTAggaaattcttcttcttcttagaTCCTCTGAGAACAG gaaagataaaaatacaagatATTTTAGCATGCAGCTTCTTAGATGATTTACTAGAG CTTCGGGATGAAGAACTTTCCAAGGAAAGTCAAGAAACAAATTGGTTTTCTGCTCCTTCTGCTTTGCGGGTTTATG GCCAATATTTGAATCTTGATAAGGACCACAATGGAATGCTCAGCAAGGAAGAACTCTCCCGATATGGAACAGCAACTATGACTAATGTCTTCCTTGATCGTGTCTTCCAAGAGTGCCTTACTTATGATGGAGAAATG GATTATAAGACCTATCTAGACTTTGTGCTTGCATTAGAAAACCGAAAAGAACCTGCTGCATtgcaatatattttcaaattgcttGATATAGAGAACAGAGGATACCTTAATGTCTTTTCCCTTAATTATTTCTTCAGG GCTATACAAGAATTAATGAAAATCCATGGACAAGATCCTGTCTCATTTCAAGATGTTAAG GATGAAATTTTTGATATGGTGAAACCTAAGGATCCTTTGAAAATATCCCTTCAGGATTTAATCAGCAGTAATCAAGGAGACACAGTCACTACCATCCTAATTGATCTGAATGGCTTCTGGACTTATGAGAACAGAGAGGCTCTTGTTGCAAATGATAATGAAAACACTGCAGACCTAGAGGACACATGA
- the PPP2R3C gene encoding serine/threonine-protein phosphatase 2A regulatory subunit B'' subunit gamma isoform X5, with translation MIGEEAMINYENFLKVGEKSGPKCKQFFMAKVFAKLIHTDPYGRISIMQFFNYVMRKVWLHQTRIGLSLYDVAGQGYLRESDLENYILELIPTLPQLDGLEKSFYSFYVCTAVRKFFFFLDPLRTGKIKIQDILACSFLDDLLELRDEELSKESQETNWFSAPSALRVYGQYLNLDKDHNGMLSKEELSRYGTATMTNVFLDRVFQECLTYDGEMDYKTYLDFVLALENRKEPAALQYIFKLLDIENRGYLNVFSLNYFFRAIQELMKIHGQDPVSFQDVKDEIFDMVKPKDPLKISLQDLISSNQGDTVTTILIDLNGFWTYENREALVANDNENTADLEDT, from the exons ATGATTGGGGAGGaagcaatgatcaattatgaaaactTTTTGAAAGTTGGAGAAAAATCTGGACCAAAGTGCAA gcagttcTTTATGGCAAAAGTTTTTGCTAAACTTATTCACACAGATCCCTATGGAAGAATATCTATCATGCAGTTCTTTAATTATGTTATGAGAAAAG TGTGGCTCCACCAAACAAGAATAGGGCTTAGTTTATATGATGTGGCTGGCCAAGGTTACCTTCGGGAATCA gatttagaaaactacatattagaACTTATCCCCACTCTGCCACAGTTAGATGGACTAGaaaaatccttttattccttttatgtCTGCACTGCAGTTAggaaattcttcttcttcttagaTCCTCTGAGAACAG gaaagataaaaatacaagatATTTTAGCATGCAGCTTCTTAGATGATTTACTAGAG CTTCGGGATGAAGAACTTTCCAAGGAAAGTCAAGAAACAAATTGGTTTTCTGCTCCTTCTGCTTTGCGGGTTTATG GCCAATATTTGAATCTTGATAAGGACCACAATGGAATGCTCAGCAAGGAAGAACTCTCCCGATATGGAACAGCAACTATGACTAATGTCTTCCTTGATCGTGTCTTCCAAGAGTGCCTTACTTATGATGGAGAAATG GATTATAAGACCTATCTAGACTTTGTGCTTGCATTAGAAAACCGAAAAGAACCTGCTGCATtgcaatatattttcaaattgcttGATATAGAGAACAGAGGATACCTTAATGTCTTTTCCCTTAATTATTTCTTCAGG GCTATACAAGAATTAATGAAAATCCATGGACAAGATCCTGTCTCATTTCAAGATGTTAAG GATGAAATTTTTGATATGGTGAAACCTAAGGATCCTTTGAAAATATCCCTTCAGGATTTAATCAGCAGTAATCAAGGAGACACAGTCACTACCATCCTAATTGATCTGAATGGCTTCTGGACTTATGAGAACAGAGAGGCTCTTGTTGCAAATGATAATGAAAACACTGCAGACCTAGAGGACACATGA
- the PPP2R3C gene encoding serine/threonine-protein phosphatase 2A regulatory subunit B'' subunit gamma isoform X2 — translation MDWKEVLRRRLAAPNSKKNEKELKEEEMDLFTKYYTEWKGGRKNANAFYKSIPRFYYRLPAEDEVLLQKLREESRAVFLQRKSRELLDNEELQVRIEKNVNVNKGFFVVFCMFFCVTFKNLWFLLDKHQTPPMIGEEAMINYENFLKVGEKSGPKCKQFFMAKVFAKLIHTDPYGRISIMQFFNYVMRKVWLHQTRIGLSLYDVAGQGYLRESDLENYILELIPTLPQLDGLEKSFYSFYVCTAVRKFFFFLDPLRTGKIKIQDILACSFLDDLLELRDEELSKESQETNWFSAPSALRVYGQYLNLDKDHNGMLSKEELSRYGTATMTNVFLDRVFQECLTYDGEMDYKTYLDFVLALENRKEPAALQYIFKLLDIENRGYLNVFSLNYFFRAIQELMKIHGQDPVSFQDVKDEIFDMVKPKDPLKISLQDLISSNQGDTVTTILIDLNGFWTYENREALVANDNENTADLEDT, via the exons ATGGATTGGAAAGAGGTGCTACGGCGACGGTTAGCAGCCCCAAATT caaaaaaaaatgaaaaagaacttaaagaggaagaaatggatcTGTTTACAAAATACTACACAGAATggaaaggaggtagaaaaaatGCAAACGCATTCTACAAATCTATTCCACGGTTTTATTATAGG CTCCCAGCTGAAGATGAAGTTTTATTGCAGAAATTAAGAGAAGAGTCTAGAGCTGTTTTTCTGCAAAGGAAAAGTAGGGAACTGTTAGACAATGAAGAATTACAggtgagaatagaaaaaaatgtaaatgttaatAA aggtttttttgttgtgttttgtatGTTCTTCTGTGTCACTTTTAAGAATTTATGGTTTCTACTGGACAAACACCAGACACCACCTATGATTGGGGAGGaagcaatgatcaattatgaaaactTTTTGAAAGTTGGAGAAAAATCTGGACCAAAGTGCAA gcagttcTTTATGGCAAAAGTTTTTGCTAAACTTATTCACACAGATCCCTATGGAAGAATATCTATCATGCAGTTCTTTAATTATGTTATGAGAAAAG TGTGGCTCCACCAAACAAGAATAGGGCTTAGTTTATATGATGTGGCTGGCCAAGGTTACCTTCGGGAATCA gatttagaaaactacatattagaACTTATCCCCACTCTGCCACAGTTAGATGGACTAGaaaaatccttttattccttttatgtCTGCACTGCAGTTAggaaattcttcttcttcttagaTCCTCTGAGAACAG gaaagataaaaatacaagatATTTTAGCATGCAGCTTCTTAGATGATTTACTAGAG CTTCGGGATGAAGAACTTTCCAAGGAAAGTCAAGAAACAAATTGGTTTTCTGCTCCTTCTGCTTTGCGGGTTTATG GCCAATATTTGAATCTTGATAAGGACCACAATGGAATGCTCAGCAAGGAAGAACTCTCCCGATATGGAACAGCAACTATGACTAATGTCTTCCTTGATCGTGTCTTCCAAGAGTGCCTTACTTATGATGGAGAAATG GATTATAAGACCTATCTAGACTTTGTGCTTGCATTAGAAAACCGAAAAGAACCTGCTGCATtgcaatatattttcaaattgcttGATATAGAGAACAGAGGATACCTTAATGTCTTTTCCCTTAATTATTTCTTCAGG GCTATACAAGAATTAATGAAAATCCATGGACAAGATCCTGTCTCATTTCAAGATGTTAAG GATGAAATTTTTGATATGGTGAAACCTAAGGATCCTTTGAAAATATCCCTTCAGGATTTAATCAGCAGTAATCAAGGAGACACAGTCACTACCATCCTAATTGATCTGAATGGCTTCTGGACTTATGAGAACAGAGAGGCTCTTGTTGCAAATGATAATGAAAACACTGCAGACCTAGAGGACACATGA
- the PPP2R3C gene encoding serine/threonine-protein phosphatase 2A regulatory subunit B'' subunit gamma isoform X3, translating to MDWKEVLRRRLAAPNSKKNEKELKEEEMDLFTKYYTEWKGGRKNANAFYKSIPRFYYRLPAEDEVLLQKLREESRAVFLQRKSRELLDNEELQNLWFLLDKHQTPPMIGEEAMINYENFLKVGEKSGPKCKQFFMAKVFAKLIHTDPYGRISIMQFFNYVMRKVWLHQTRIGLSLYDVAGQGYLRESDLENYILELIPTLPQLDGLEKSFYSFYVCTAVRKFFFFLDPLRTGKIKIQDILACSFLDDLLELRDEELSKESQETNWFSAPSALRVYGMLLNYATIFILEHYVCLHFCPPGQYLNLDKDHNGMLSKEELSRYGTATMTNVFLDRVFQECLTYDGEMDYKTYLDFVLALENRKEPAALQYIFKLLDIENRGYLNVFSLNYFFRAIQELMKIHGQDPVSFQDVKDEIFDMVKPKDPLKISLQDLISSNQGDTVTTILIDLNGFWTYENREALVANDNENTADLEDT from the exons ATGGATTGGAAAGAGGTGCTACGGCGACGGTTAGCAGCCCCAAATT caaaaaaaaatgaaaaagaacttaaagaggaagaaatggatcTGTTTACAAAATACTACACAGAATggaaaggaggtagaaaaaatGCAAACGCATTCTACAAATCTATTCCACGGTTTTATTATAGG CTCCCAGCTGAAGATGAAGTTTTATTGCAGAAATTAAGAGAAGAGTCTAGAGCTGTTTTTCTGCAAAGGAAAAGTAGGGAACTGTTAGACAATGAAGAATTACAg AATTTATGGTTTCTACTGGACAAACACCAGACACCACCTATGATTGGGGAGGaagcaatgatcaattatgaaaactTTTTGAAAGTTGGAGAAAAATCTGGACCAAAGTGCAA gcagttcTTTATGGCAAAAGTTTTTGCTAAACTTATTCACACAGATCCCTATGGAAGAATATCTATCATGCAGTTCTTTAATTATGTTATGAGAAAAG TGTGGCTCCACCAAACAAGAATAGGGCTTAGTTTATATGATGTGGCTGGCCAAGGTTACCTTCGGGAATCA gatttagaaaactacatattagaACTTATCCCCACTCTGCCACAGTTAGATGGACTAGaaaaatccttttattccttttatgtCTGCACTGCAGTTAggaaattcttcttcttcttagaTCCTCTGAGAACAG gaaagataaaaatacaagatATTTTAGCATGCAGCTTCTTAGATGATTTACTAGAG CTTCGGGATGAAGAACTTTCCAAGGAAAGTCAAGAAACAAATTGGTTTTCTGCTCCTTCTGCTTTGCGGGTTTATGGTATGTTGCTAAATTATGCTACAATTT TTATATTGGAGCATTATGTTTGTTTACATTTCTGTCCCCCAGGCCAATATTTGAATCTTGATAAGGACCACAATGGAATGCTCAGCAAGGAAGAACTCTCCCGATATGGAACAGCAACTATGACTAATGTCTTCCTTGATCGTGTCTTCCAAGAGTGCCTTACTTATGATGGAGAAATG GATTATAAGACCTATCTAGACTTTGTGCTTGCATTAGAAAACCGAAAAGAACCTGCTGCATtgcaatatattttcaaattgcttGATATAGAGAACAGAGGATACCTTAATGTCTTTTCCCTTAATTATTTCTTCAGG GCTATACAAGAATTAATGAAAATCCATGGACAAGATCCTGTCTCATTTCAAGATGTTAAG GATGAAATTTTTGATATGGTGAAACCTAAGGATCCTTTGAAAATATCCCTTCAGGATTTAATCAGCAGTAATCAAGGAGACACAGTCACTACCATCCTAATTGATCTGAATGGCTTCTGGACTTATGAGAACAGAGAGGCTCTTGTTGCAAATGATAATGAAAACACTGCAGACCTAGAGGACACATGA